TTGACGGGTCGGGATATGCGTTGGCCTTCTGGGCCGCGCAGGCAGGGTTTGCGACGCTCTGGACCCCTATTTTCTTTGGTTTGCGGCAGATGAAGGGCGCGATCCTCGTGATCGTGATGTTGTGGATTTCTGTGCTGGGCGCGACCGTGCTGCATTGGCAGCTCGATTTTTGGGCGGGGCTGGCATTCATGCCCTACCTTGCATGGGTGACGGTTGCGGCGGCGCTGAATGTGGGCATCGTGCGGCTGAACCCGGATGTGAAGCCTCTGGCAATCGACAAGATTTAACGCGGCCAACGTGC
The nucleotide sequence above comes from Roseovarius carneus. Encoded proteins:
- the tspO gene encoding tryptophan-rich sensory protein TspO; the protein is MDWMLFAIFLVTCGAAGATGAAFNPGAWYMRLEKPWFTPPNWAFPVAWTSIYLLISFAGARVAVLDGSGYALAFWAAQAGFATLWTPIFFGLRQMKGAILVIVMLWISVLGATVLHWQLDFWAGLAFMPYLAWVTVAAALNVGIVRLNPDVKPLAIDKI